A genomic segment from Salvia splendens isolate huo1 chromosome 13, SspV2, whole genome shotgun sequence encodes:
- the LOC121760244 gene encoding probable xyloglucan endotransglucosylase/hydrolase protein 32 has protein sequence MALLISIIIFIFSIFPLSNNAQAPPSPGYYPSSRVGSIGFNQGFTNLWGRQHQSLDHGLLAIWLDRSSGSGFKSINSYSSCYFGAAIKLQPGYTAGVITSLYMSNNEEHPGNHDEIDIEFLGTPENEPYVLQTNVYIRGSGDGTIIGREIKFHLWFDPTKDFHNYAILWNPSQIIFYVDDVPIRRYPRKSDETFPLRPMWLYGSIWDASSWATDNGRYKADYTYQPFIAKYNNFKIDGCEGGGGGGCRPISGSPGGSGGLSNQQRAALAFVNHNYKVYDYCRDPKRDHKLTPECL, from the exons ATGGCTCTCCTAATTTctatcatcatcttcatctttTCAATCTTCCCATTAAGCAACAATGCTCAAGCTCCACCTTCACCCGGCTACTACCCTAGCTCAAGAGTTGGCTCCATAGGGTTCAACCAAGGTTTCACTAACCTTTGGGGTCGTCAACACCAATCTTTGGACCATGGTTTGCTCGCTATTTGGCTCGACCGAAGTTCAG GAAGCGGGTTCAAATCGATTAACTCTTACTCTTCATGCTATTTTGGAGCTGCCATTAAGCTCCAACCGGGTTATACAGCCGGAGTGATCACGTCTCTCTAT ATGTCAAACAACGAAGAGCACCCAGGTAACCATGATGAGATTGACATAGAATTTCTTGGAACCCCAGAGAATGAGCCCTATGTGTTACAGACAAATGTATACATAAGAGGGAGTGGGGATGGCACAATTATTGGAAGAGAGATTAAATTCCATCTTTGGTTCGACCCCACCAAGGATTTTCACAACTATGCCATTCTATGGAATCCATCACAAATCAT ATTTTATGTGGATGATGTGCCAATAAGAAGGTACCCTAGAAAAAGTGATGAGACGTTTCCATTGAGACCGATGTGGCTCTATGGATCTATTTGGGATGCCTCTTCTTGGGCAACAGACAATGGAAGATACAAGGCTGATTACACTTATCAGCCCTTCATTGCTAAATACAACAACTTCAAAATCGACGGCTGTGaaggcggtggtggtggcgggTGCCGCCCCATTTCTGGCTCTCCGGGGGGGTCCGGGGGGCTGAGCAACCAGCAGAGGGCGGCGCTTGCCTTTGTCAACCATAATTACAAGGTGTATGACTATTGTAGGGATCCCAAAAGGGACCACAAACTTACACCAGAATGCTTATAA
- the LOC121762801 gene encoding vacuolar protein sorting-associated protein 24 homolog 1-like: MEKVMNVLKPKPNPQQLLRDWQRRLRQECRNIERQIRDIQREEKNVQKAIKEAAKRNDMGSAKALAKELVRSRKTVNRLYENKAQLNSISMHLGESVAVARTVGHLSKSAEVMKMVNNLMKAPQMAVTMQEFSKEMTKAGVIEEMVNEAVDDALDSEDIEEETEEEIDKVLTAIAGETAAQLPEAVRKQKLKQPATSEDVEENVDDEEEMEEIRARLARVRS; encoded by the exons atggaaaaagtgaTGAATGTATTGAAGCCGAAGCCCAATCCACAGCAATTGCTACGAGATTGGCAGCGTCGCCTCCGCCAAGAGTGCCGCAATATTGAACGCCAAATCCGAG ATATACAGAGGGAAGAGAAGAATGTGCAGAAAGCGATCAAAGAGGCAGCTAAGCGGAATGACATGGGTTCAGCTAAG GCGCTTGCAAAAGAACTTGTGAGATCTCGGAAAACTGTGAATCGCCTTTATGAGAACAAGGCTCAGTTGAATTCGATATCAATGCATCTCGGAGAAAGTGTTG CTGTCGCTCGAACTGTGGGACATTTGTCCAAAAGTGCTGAAGTGATGAAGATGGTCAATAACCTGATGAAGGCTCCACAAATGGCTGTGACAATGCAAGAATTTAGTAAAGAAATGACCAAG GCTGGTGTGATTGAGGAGATGGTCAACGAGGCCGTTGATGATGCACTGGATTCTGAGGATATTGAAGAGGAGACCGAGGAAGAAATCGACAAGGTTCTAACAGCCATTGCTGGAGAGACTGCCGCACAACTTCCTGAAGCCGTTAGGAAGCAGAAACTAAAGCAACCTGCCACGAGCGAGGACGTAGAG GAAAATGTCGATGACGAGGAAGAGATGGAAGAGATACGAGCTCGGCTTGCCAGAGTTCGTTCCTAG
- the LOC121762277 gene encoding E3 ubiquitin-protein ligase SP1-like isoform X2, with amino-acid sequence MMIPVGGITCCLSAAALYLLGRSSGRDADVLKSVTRVNQLKDLAQLLDAASKVLPLVVSVSGRVGSETPINCEYSGLRGVIVEQTAEQHFLKHNDAGSWIQDSALMLSMCKEVPWYLDDGTSRVHVVGGRGATGLVLTVGSEVFEESGRSLVRGTLDYLQGLKMLGVKRIERVLPTGTPLTIVGEAVKDDIGSVRIQRPHKGPFYVSDKTIDQLIANLGKWSRLYKFASLGLSLFGVYLVAKHAFQFIMERRRHWELRKRVLAAAAKKAAGQEEGADLNGKAESGSDNNTNKDRLMPDLCVICLEQEYNSVFVPCGHMCCCMTCSSHLTNCPLCRRRIEQVVRTFRH; translated from the exons ATGATGATTCCGGTTGGGGGAATTACGTGTTGCCTGAGTGCTGCCGCGCTATATCTTCTGGGGAGGAGCAGTGGAAg AGATGCTGATGTTCTGAAGTCTGTCACTCGAGTGAATCAGTTGAAGGACTTGG CTCAATTATTGGATGCTGCAAGCAAAGTGCTGCCGCTGGTTGTCTCTGTGTCAGGGAGGGTTGGCTCGGAGACGCCTATTAATTGCGAGTACAGTGGTTTACGGGGTGTAATTGTGGAACAGACG GCAGAGCAGCATTTTCTGAAACACAATGATGCCGGATCTTGGATACAAGATTCAGCTTTGATGTTGTCCATGTGTAAAGAAGTTCCCTGGTATCTT GATGATGGTACAAGTCGTGTACACGTTGTTGGAGGACGTGGTGCCACAGGTTTGGTACTTACAGTAGGAAGTGAAGTGTTTGAGGAGTCTGGACGATCACTAGTGCGTGGAACATTGGATTATCTTCAGGGCCTAAAG ATGCTTGGAGTCAAGAGAATTGAACGTGTCCTGCCTACTGGCACGCCATTGACAATTGTCGGCGAG GCTGTTAAGGATGATATTGGGTCGGTTCGAATCCAGCGACCACATAAAGGCCCTTTTTATGTCTCTGACAAAACTATTGATCAACTGATTGCGAATCTTGGGAAATGGTCAAG ATTGTACAAGTTTGCATCATTGGGTCTCTCATTGTTCGGGGTTTATCTTGTTGCTAAGCATGCATTCCAATTTATCATGGAGAGAAGACGTCACTGGGAACTGCGAAAGAG GGTTCTTGCTGCTGCAGCTAAGAAGGCCGCTGGGCAAGAAGAAGGAG CAGATTTAAATGGCAAGGCTGAGAGTGGGTCAGACAACAATACCAACAAAGACAGACTCATGCCAGATTTATGTGTGATATGTTTGGAGCAAGAATACAATTCAGTTTTTGTCCC GTGTGGCCATATGTGCTGTTGTATGACATGCTCTTCGCACTTGACAAACTGTCCACTATGTCGAAGACGGATTGAGCAAGTGGTGAGGACTTTCCGGCACTGA
- the LOC121762277 gene encoding E3 ubiquitin-protein ligase SP1-like isoform X1 — MMIPVGGITCCLSAAALYLLGRSSGRDADVLKSVTRVNQLKDLAQLLDAASKVLPLVVSVSGRVGSETPINCEYSGLRGVIVEQTAEQHFLKHNDAGSWIQDSALMLSMCKEVPWYLDDGTSRVHVVGGRGATGLVLTVGSEVFEESGRSLVRGTLDYLQGLKMLGVKRIERVLPTGTPLTIVGEAVKDDIGSVRIQRPHKGPFYVSDKTIDQLIANLGKWSRLYKFASLGLSLFGVYLVAKHAFQFIMERRRHWELRKRVLAAAAKKAAGQEEGVADLNGKAESGSDNNTNKDRLMPDLCVICLEQEYNSVFVPCGHMCCCMTCSSHLTNCPLCRRRIEQVVRTFRH, encoded by the exons ATGATGATTCCGGTTGGGGGAATTACGTGTTGCCTGAGTGCTGCCGCGCTATATCTTCTGGGGAGGAGCAGTGGAAg AGATGCTGATGTTCTGAAGTCTGTCACTCGAGTGAATCAGTTGAAGGACTTGG CTCAATTATTGGATGCTGCAAGCAAAGTGCTGCCGCTGGTTGTCTCTGTGTCAGGGAGGGTTGGCTCGGAGACGCCTATTAATTGCGAGTACAGTGGTTTACGGGGTGTAATTGTGGAACAGACG GCAGAGCAGCATTTTCTGAAACACAATGATGCCGGATCTTGGATACAAGATTCAGCTTTGATGTTGTCCATGTGTAAAGAAGTTCCCTGGTATCTT GATGATGGTACAAGTCGTGTACACGTTGTTGGAGGACGTGGTGCCACAGGTTTGGTACTTACAGTAGGAAGTGAAGTGTTTGAGGAGTCTGGACGATCACTAGTGCGTGGAACATTGGATTATCTTCAGGGCCTAAAG ATGCTTGGAGTCAAGAGAATTGAACGTGTCCTGCCTACTGGCACGCCATTGACAATTGTCGGCGAG GCTGTTAAGGATGATATTGGGTCGGTTCGAATCCAGCGACCACATAAAGGCCCTTTTTATGTCTCTGACAAAACTATTGATCAACTGATTGCGAATCTTGGGAAATGGTCAAG ATTGTACAAGTTTGCATCATTGGGTCTCTCATTGTTCGGGGTTTATCTTGTTGCTAAGCATGCATTCCAATTTATCATGGAGAGAAGACGTCACTGGGAACTGCGAAAGAG GGTTCTTGCTGCTGCAGCTAAGAAGGCCGCTGGGCAAGAAGAAGGAG TAGCAGATTTAAATGGCAAGGCTGAGAGTGGGTCAGACAACAATACCAACAAAGACAGACTCATGCCAGATTTATGTGTGATATGTTTGGAGCAAGAATACAATTCAGTTTTTGTCCC GTGTGGCCATATGTGCTGTTGTATGACATGCTCTTCGCACTTGACAAACTGTCCACTATGTCGAAGACGGATTGAGCAAGTGGTGAGGACTTTCCGGCACTGA
- the LOC121762277 gene encoding E3 ubiquitin-protein ligase SP1-like isoform X3 translates to MMIPVGGITCCLSAAALYLLGRSSGRDADVLKSVTRVNQLKDLAQLLDAASKVLPLVVSVSGRVGSETPINCEYSGLRGVIVEQTAEQHFLKHNDAGSWIQDSALMLSMCKEVPWYLDDGTSRVHVVGGRGATGLVLTVGSEVFEESGRSLVRGTLDYLQGLKMLGVKRIERVLPTGTPLTIVGEAVKDDIGSVRIQRPHKGPFYVSDKTIDQLIANLGKWSRLYKFASLGLSLFGVYLVAKHAFQFIMERRRHWELRKRVLAAAAKKAAGQEEGDLNGKAESGSDNNTNKDRLMPDLCVICLEQEYNSVFVPCGHMCCCMTCSSHLTNCPLCRRRIEQVVRTFRH, encoded by the exons ATGATGATTCCGGTTGGGGGAATTACGTGTTGCCTGAGTGCTGCCGCGCTATATCTTCTGGGGAGGAGCAGTGGAAg AGATGCTGATGTTCTGAAGTCTGTCACTCGAGTGAATCAGTTGAAGGACTTGG CTCAATTATTGGATGCTGCAAGCAAAGTGCTGCCGCTGGTTGTCTCTGTGTCAGGGAGGGTTGGCTCGGAGACGCCTATTAATTGCGAGTACAGTGGTTTACGGGGTGTAATTGTGGAACAGACG GCAGAGCAGCATTTTCTGAAACACAATGATGCCGGATCTTGGATACAAGATTCAGCTTTGATGTTGTCCATGTGTAAAGAAGTTCCCTGGTATCTT GATGATGGTACAAGTCGTGTACACGTTGTTGGAGGACGTGGTGCCACAGGTTTGGTACTTACAGTAGGAAGTGAAGTGTTTGAGGAGTCTGGACGATCACTAGTGCGTGGAACATTGGATTATCTTCAGGGCCTAAAG ATGCTTGGAGTCAAGAGAATTGAACGTGTCCTGCCTACTGGCACGCCATTGACAATTGTCGGCGAG GCTGTTAAGGATGATATTGGGTCGGTTCGAATCCAGCGACCACATAAAGGCCCTTTTTATGTCTCTGACAAAACTATTGATCAACTGATTGCGAATCTTGGGAAATGGTCAAG ATTGTACAAGTTTGCATCATTGGGTCTCTCATTGTTCGGGGTTTATCTTGTTGCTAAGCATGCATTCCAATTTATCATGGAGAGAAGACGTCACTGGGAACTGCGAAAGAG GGTTCTTGCTGCTGCAGCTAAGAAGGCCGCTGGGCAAGAAGAAGGAG ATTTAAATGGCAAGGCTGAGAGTGGGTCAGACAACAATACCAACAAAGACAGACTCATGCCAGATTTATGTGTGATATGTTTGGAGCAAGAATACAATTCAGTTTTTGTCCC GTGTGGCCATATGTGCTGTTGTATGACATGCTCTTCGCACTTGACAAACTGTCCACTATGTCGAAGACGGATTGAGCAAGTGGTGAGGACTTTCCGGCACTGA
- the LOC121761164 gene encoding elongation factor Tu, mitochondrial-like, with protein sequence MASVAVRNLNSKRLFTLSPQIYSSCCRGSALTAPFPVSESPIGSHQMLNPWWRSMATFTRTKPHVNVGTIGHVDHGKTTLTAAITKVLAEEGKAKAIAFDEIDKAPEEKKRGITIATAHVEYETVKRHYAHVDCPGHADYVKNMITGAAQMDGGILVVSAPDGPMPQTKEHILLARQVGVPSLVCFLNKVDAVDDPELLELVEMELRELLSFYKFPGDDIPIVRGSALSALEGKNEEIGKKAILKLMDAVDSYIPDPVRQLDKSFLMPVEDVFTIQGRGTVATGRVEQGVIKPGEEVEILGLSQNKLKTTVTGVEMFKKTLDYGQAGDNVGLLLRGLKRDDVQRGMVIAKPNTIKTYTRFEAEIYVLTKEEGGRHTAFFSNYKPQFYLRTADVTGTVELPENVKMVMPGDNVTAVFELIYPVPLEAGQRFALREGGRTVGAGVVSKVMS encoded by the exons ATGGCCTCGGTGGCGGTCAGGAACTTGAATTCGAAGCGACTGTTCACGCTCTCTCCCCAAATTTACTCATCATGCTGCCGAGGATCCGCCCTCACCGCGCCGTTCCCCGTTTCCGAATCACCGATAGGTTCTCATCAGATGCTCAATCCGTGGTGGAGATCCATGGCCACCTTTACCCGGAC AAAACCTCATGTCAATGTGGGAACCATTGGGCATGTTGACCATGGAAAGACCACCTTGACTGCGGCTATTACCAAG GTCTTAGCAGAAGAAGGGAAAGCGAAAGCTATTGCCTTCGATGAAATTGATAAAGCCCCtgaagagaagaagagagggatTACAATTGCTACG GCCCATGTGGAGTATGAGACTGTAAAGAGGCATTATGCTCATGTAGATTGCCCAGGGCATGCTGATTATGTTAAA AATATGATTACTGGAGCTGCTCAAATGGATGGGGGTATTCTCGTTGTATCTGCACCAGATGGACCAATGCCACAAACTAAAGAACACATTCTGCTTGCTCGCCAG GTTGGTGTGCCATCACTTGTATGCTTCCTGAATAAGGTTGATGCTGTTGATGACCCAGAACTGCTGGAACTTGTGGAAATGGAGCTACGTG AATTGCTTAGCTTCTACAAGTTCCCCGGGGATGACATTCCCATTGTCCGAGGATCAGCTTTGTCTGCGTTGGAGggtaaaaatgaagaaattGGGAAAAAGGCTATTTTAAAGTTAATGGATGCTGTAGATTCGTACATCCCCGATCCCGTACGCCAACTTGATAAATCTTTCTTGATGCCCGTTGAAGATGTTTTTACCATTCAG GGGCGTGGAACTGTTGCAACTGGCCGTGTGGAACAGGGTGTAATCAAACCTGGGGAGGAAGTGGAAATTTTAGGGCTGTCTCAG AACAAACTTAAAACTACTGTAACTGGTGTGGAGATGTTCAAGAAGACTTTGGATTATGGCCAG GCTGGTGACAATGTGGGTCTGCTTCTACGAGGCTTGAAACGTGATGATGTCCAAAGAGGGATG GTAATTGCAAAACCAAATACCATTAAAACATACACAAGATTCGAGGCAGAAATTTATGTTCTCACAAAAGAGGAAGGAGGTCGCCACACTGCTTTCTTCTCAAATTACAAACCTCAATTTTACTTGAGAACAGCTGATGTCACTGGTACGGTCGAGTTGCCCGAAAATGTGAAGATGGTTATGCCTGGGGACAATGTAACTGCTGTCTTTGAGCTTATATACCCAGTTCCTCTTGAAGCAG GACAAAGATTCGCCCTGAGGGAAGGTGGCCGGACTGTTGGTGCCGGAGTTGTTTCAAAAGTTATGAGTTGA
- the LOC121762827 gene encoding uncharacterized protein LOC121762827 gives MVELCLIASHGCYPPHGFGAAFHQELAFSRVSNEFHHFIPYNGSRQDLIDPLSFSLSGLHKEWESPSGFLDSNHSFRFDLMCRRPAVVDFQDTSLDSVLFGFGIVERCARQEKILKLLASGSIEDEDPLLDDITGSQSPIADLPLLRYEGQPMQNLVYPTKELYFKEPSFDLVDDRSYTSTEMADMLSIISNIHSLKNTNKSSRQMMLVPYFERRRKSSAGTNASKVATEKVRSPKSHDKVKEKTPRKKKTTRDAYSNSSLHACESLLSIIMDRKQPGGNTILSLKKSGPQLPRLLTQFSASIAGTGIAVVLSVLCRVACNRLPLCASKILSTGLGLGLVWLSWAVYRLRDTVVSISKTSSKGDGREEEMVSVLDRNLKDIYFRAIALVAVVALKAV, from the exons ATGGTGGAGCTCTGTTTGATAGCGTCGCATGGCTGCTACCCTCCTCACGGATTTGGCGCTGCTTTCCATCAAGAACTTGCTTTCAGCAGGGTTTCCAAT GAATttcatcattttatcccctaTAACGGATCGAGACAAGACCTTATTGATCCCCTTTCGTTCAGTCTAAGTGGGCTGCATAAGGAGTGGGAATCCCCTAGTGGATTCTTGGATTCCAACCACTCATTCAGATTTGACTTGATGTGTAGGAGGCCTGCGGTCGTTGATTTTCAAG ACACCAGCCTTGATTCTGTGCTTTTTGGCTTTGGGATTGTCGAACGATGTGCAAGGCAAGAGAAGATCTTGAAGCTGCTTGCGTCTGGATCAATTGAAGATGAAGATCCCTTGCTGGATGATATAACGGGATCTCAGTCACCTATTGCGGATCTGCCTCTGCTTAGATACGAAGGCCAACCTATGCAGAATCTTGTATACCCAACTAAGGAACTTTATTTCAAGGAGCCGTCGTTTGACTTAGTTGATGATAGAAGCTATACCAGCACTGAAATGGCTGATATGCTTTCAATCATCTCCAACATTCATTCACTCAAGAACACGAATAAGTCCAGTAGGCAGATGATGCTGGTCCCGTATTTTGAAAG GCGAAGAAAATCAAGTGCTGGTACTAATGCATCAAAAGTCGCAACTGAGAAAGTTAGGTCTCCCAAGAG CCATGACAAAGTGAAGGAAAAGACACCACGGAAGAAAAAGACGACGAGGGATGCCTACAGCAACAGCTCCCTTCATGCTTGCGAAAGTCTTCTATCCATAATTATGGACAGGAAGCAGCCTGGTGGAAACACAATCCTCTCGTTGAAGAAATCCGGTCCCCAGCTGCCTCGACTTCTTACCCAGTTCTCAGCCAGCATTGCCGGGACAGGTATTGCTGTCGTCTTATCAGTTCTCTGCAGAGTGGCCTGCAACCGGCTGCCATTGTGCGCGTCCAAGATTTTGAGCACCGGGTTAGGCTTAGGCCTCGTCTGGCTCTCTTGGGCCGTCTACAGGCTGAGGGATACGGTTGTCTCTATTAGCAAAACCTCTAGCAAAGGTGATGGCAGAGAAGAGGAGATGGTGAGTGTTTTGGACAGGAACTTGAAAGACATCTACTTCAGGGCGATCGCGTTGGTGGCCGTTGTCGCTCTCAAGGCAGTGTAG
- the LOC121761217 gene encoding BTB/POZ and MATH domain-containing protein 2-like: MGRFNKDTAEPSSSLAETTSTSKTETVNGSHDFKITGYSLSKGIGVGKYIASDTFTVGGYSWAVYFYPDGKSPEDNATYVSLFIALASEGTDVRALFELTLLDQSGRERHKVHSHFGRALETGPYTLRYRGSMWGYKRFYKRTALEASDYLKNDCLHVHCCVGVVTSHTEGPKIYSIPVSPSNIGLHFGQLLESGKGTDVNFEVDGEAFSAHKVILAARSPVFRAQLYGPMKDQNTECIKIEDVEPPIFKALLHWMYWDALPDFEELTGLNSKGASTLMFQHMLAAADRYGLERLRLLCEANLCEDVAINTVATTLALAEQHHCFQLKSVCLKFVALPENLRAVIQTDGFDYLKESCPHVITELLEYVARINEHSIAVGRVGIEGILDGGDVNGRRVKQRM, from the exons ATGGGCAGGTTCAACAAGGACACAGCGGAGCCCTCATCATCACTGGCGGAGACAACGTCGACCTCGAAGACGGAGACGGTTAATGGCTCACACGATTTTAAGATCACCGGGTATTCGTTGTCGAAGGGAATTGGGGTTGGGAAGTACATAGCGTCGGATACGTTTACGGTTGGCGGGTATTCGTGGGCAGTTTATTTCTATCCTGATGGAAAGAGCCCGGAGGATAATGCTACTTACGTTTCGCTATTCATCGCCTTAGCTAGTGAGGGCACCGATGTTAGGGCACTCTTTGAGCTGACTCTCTTGGATCAAAGTGGAAGGGAGAGGCATAAAGTTCATAGCCATTTTGGTAGGGCGTTGGAGACGGGACCTTATACTCTTAGATACAGAGGGAGCATGTG GGGTTACAAAAGATTTTACAAAAGAACTGCTCTTGAAGCATCCGATTACCTGAAAAATGATTGCCTTCACGTGCATTGCTGTGTTGGTGTTGTTACGTCGCACACAGAGGGACCTAAGATCTATTCGATTCCAGTTTCCCCATCAAATATTGGCCTGCATTTCGGGCAGCTGCTAGAAAGCGGAAAAGGGACCGATGTAAATTTTGAAGTTGATGGAGAAGCTTTTTCTGCTCACAAGGTGATTCTTGCTGCTCGATCACCTGTCTTCAGAGCTCAATTATATGGTCCAATGAAGGATCAAAATACAGAGTGTATAAAGATTGAAGATGTGGAGCCACCTATATTTAAG GCCCTGCTTCATTGGATGTACTGGGATGCACTTCCCGATTTTGAAGAGCTAACTGGGTTAAACTCAAAAGGGGCCTCGACCTTGATGTTTCAGCATATGCTTGCTGCTGCTGATCGGTATGGTTTAGAGAGGTTGAGGTTGCTCTGTGAGGCTAACCTTTGTGAGGATGTTGCTATCAATACTGTTGCAACAACATTAGCACTTGCAGAACAACACCATTGTTTCCAGCTGAAATCAGTCTGTCTCAAATTTGTCGCTCTTCCTGAAAATCTTAGAG CGGTCATACAGACAGATGGTTTTGACTACCTTAAAGAAAGCTGTCCACATGTGATCACCGAGTTATTGGAGTATGTTGCCAGGATCAATGAACACTCTATTGCTGTTGGCAGAGTAGGGATCGAAGGTATTCTAGACGGAGGTGATGTCAATGGCAGACGCGTCAAACAAAGAATGTAA
- the LOC121760410 gene encoding uncharacterized protein LOC121760410, which produces MKKKEDAKLDQDLLSASQGRQDFEDLTFGDDEEDDVGNTTIKSKNLRTKGALDVYYDRVPAKGVQRKELRDRACTKLARWFYEAEIPFNAAKHESFKIAIESVGQYGPGMKPPSYQELRVPLLKKEVEMNSPKGSIFIKSVDVSDIVKDANALVAMFEEMIDYVGEKNMIQIVTDNASNYKKAGMTLQVRIPSLFWSPCAAHCIDLMLEDIGKISLINGVIKKSIALTGYIYSKMGVLNMMIRYTNKRELLRPTVTRFATSFITLRSIHNQRQDIIKMFTSDEWTTSQWYKEASEKQATTTVLNDAYWRHIVHALKLGSPLIEVLRMVDA; this is translated from the exons atgaagaaaaaagaggatgctaaactggatcaagatcttcTGTCAGCATCACAAGGTAGGCAGGATTTTGAAGATTTAACCTttggagatgatgaagaggatgaTGTTGGTAATACAACAATTAAATCGAAGAATCTAAGGACGAAAGGTGCTTTGGATGTATATTACGACCGCGTTCCAGCAAAAGGAGTCCAA AGAAAAGAGTTACGTGACAGGGCTTGCACTAAATTGGCTAGATGGTTTTATGAAGCCGAAATACCATTTAATGCTGCTAAGCACGAAAGCTTTAAGATTGCCATTGAATCTGTTGGACAGTATGGTCCTGGTATGAAGCCACCGAGTTATCAAGAACTGAGAGTGCCTTTGCTGAAGAAAGAAGTTGAGA TGAATTCGCCAAAAGGTTCAATTTTCATCAAGTCTGTCGATGTGTCTGACATTGTAAAAGATGCAAACGCTCTGGTAGCAATGTTCGAAGAGATGATTGATTATGTTGGAGAGAAGAATATGATCCAAATCGTGACGGATAATGCCTCCAATTACAAGAAAGCTGGAATGACGCTGCAAGTAAGGATACCCTCACTGTTTTGGTCTCCATGTGCAGCACATTGCATCGATTTGATGCTTGAAGATATTGGTAAAATATCGCTTATCAATGGTGTGATCAAAAAGTCAATAGCTTTGACCGGTTATATTTACAGTAAGATGGGCGTGCTGAACATGATGATAAGATATACGAATAAGAGAGAGTTACTTAGGCCGACAGTCACTAGATTTGCTACTTCCTTCATCACTTTGAGGTCCATCCATAACCAGCGGCAGGATATCATAAAAATGTTCACCAGTGATGAATGGACTACTAGTCAGTGGTACAAAGAGGCATCCGAAAAACAGGCAACTACTACTGTGTTGAATGATGCTTATTGGAGACATATTGTCCATGCACTCAAATTGGGTTCTCCTCTTATTGAGGTGTTGAGAATGGTTGATGCTTAG